The Triticum dicoccoides isolate Atlit2015 ecotype Zavitan chromosome 6A, WEW_v2.0, whole genome shotgun sequence genome has a window encoding:
- the LOC119318063 gene encoding auxin-responsive protein SAUR32-like, which yields MQGDQAEKKGKVKKGWLAVRVGQAEQQGDGFRRFVIPIAYLYHPLFQSLLEAARDTYGYNSAGPLRLPCSVDEFLRLRALVDRETAHSSSHRVHVHAGGHQQHGYSFAPCTRARVTS from the coding sequence ATGCAAGGGGACCAGGCGGAgaagaaggggaaggtgaagaaggggTGGCTGGCGGTGCGGGTCGGCCAGGCGGAGCAGCAAGGCGACGGGTTCCGACGGTTCGTCATCCCCATCGCCTACCTCTACCACCCGCTCTTCCAGAGCCTGCTGGAGGCGGCCCGGGACACGTATGGCTACAACTCGGCCGGCCCGCTCCGGCTGCCCTGCTCCGTCGATGAGTTCCTCCGCCTGCGCGCGCTCGTCGACCGGGAGACGGCGCACTCATCCTCGCACCGCGTGCACGTGCACGCCGGCGGCCACCAGCAGCACGGCTACTCCTTCGCCCCGTGCACCCGCGCCAGAGTCACCTCCTGA